One Paenarthrobacter aurescens TC1 DNA window includes the following coding sequences:
- a CDS encoding putative glycosyl hydrolases family 32 protein (identified by match to protein family HMM PF00251) yields MKRSVFFQPTHGWVGDLIPFEKDGEFWLFYLHEDRSDPKPGTSWNLVTTKDLTQFEDHGVSLSHGSESDLDFNAYTGSVLADAAGVHHLFYTGQNPRNVGPDGMPRQLVMHATSTDGMRTWQKHPELTFGAPDGYESGDWRDPFVFWDDSKNQWRMLLAARHSEGPERRRGVIAQCVSTDLMTWQHTEPFWDPRRYITHECPDVFSWGDWWYMVYSEFSESFTTRYRMAKSPDGPWTVPALDSIDGRAFYASKTAERDGRRFFFGWIASKEGNADQGAWQWAGTMSVLEARQNPDGTLGFSFADELVESFWDDVSVPLTGSLPARLHVPDGYTALVSDEELPQQFYAKAVLDIAPDTTECGLLLRSSHDGDHSYVLRLEPKRGRLVFDRWPRTITGDAQWHVSGDVPFDVELERPCDLTPGEHTLEVIVDGDICVAVVDRQVALSTRIYDLTAGRIGLFAGEGSATVTELEVRQRTDH; encoded by the coding sequence ATGAAACGCTCAGTCTTCTTCCAACCCACCCACGGATGGGTTGGCGACCTTATCCCTTTCGAGAAGGACGGGGAGTTCTGGCTCTTCTACCTTCACGAAGACCGCTCAGACCCGAAACCAGGCACCTCTTGGAATCTCGTCACCACAAAAGACCTCACGCAGTTTGAGGACCACGGCGTTTCGTTGAGCCACGGCAGTGAAAGCGACCTGGACTTCAACGCCTACACGGGCAGCGTCCTTGCGGACGCAGCCGGCGTCCATCACCTGTTCTACACCGGCCAGAACCCGAGAAACGTCGGCCCCGACGGCATGCCCCGGCAATTGGTCATGCACGCCACGAGCACGGATGGCATGCGAACCTGGCAAAAACACCCGGAGCTCACGTTCGGCGCCCCGGACGGCTACGAATCCGGCGACTGGCGCGACCCCTTCGTGTTCTGGGACGACAGCAAGAACCAGTGGAGAATGCTCCTCGCGGCCAGGCACTCCGAAGGACCGGAACGGCGCCGCGGCGTCATCGCACAGTGCGTGTCCACTGACCTGATGACCTGGCAGCACACCGAACCCTTCTGGGATCCACGCCGCTACATCACCCACGAATGCCCGGACGTCTTCTCCTGGGGAGACTGGTGGTACATGGTGTACTCCGAATTCTCGGAATCGTTCACCACCCGATACCGCATGGCCAAGAGTCCCGACGGGCCGTGGACTGTGCCGGCGTTGGACAGCATCGACGGCCGCGCCTTCTATGCCTCAAAAACCGCCGAACGTGACGGGCGGCGCTTCTTCTTCGGATGGATTGCCAGCAAGGAAGGCAACGCCGATCAGGGCGCTTGGCAATGGGCAGGAACCATGTCCGTGCTGGAAGCGCGCCAAAATCCGGACGGGACGCTGGGGTTCTCGTTCGCAGACGAGCTCGTGGAGAGCTTCTGGGACGACGTCTCCGTGCCCCTGACCGGTTCGTTGCCGGCTCGGCTCCACGTCCCGGACGGGTACACGGCGCTGGTGTCGGACGAGGAGTTGCCTCAGCAGTTCTACGCCAAAGCGGTGCTGGACATCGCCCCTGACACCACCGAATGCGGGCTGCTGCTGCGCTCCAGCCACGACGGCGACCATTCTTACGTCCTGCGCCTGGAACCCAAGCGGGGACGGCTCGTCTTTGACCGCTGGCCTCGTACCATCACCGGCGACGCGCAGTGGCACGTCTCCGGGGACGTCCCGTTCGACGTCGAACTCGAGCGGCCCTGCGACCTCACCCCTGGCGAGCACACGCTTGAGGTCATCGTCGACGGCGACATTTGCGTCGCCGTCGTCGACCGTCAGGTTGCGCTCAGCACCAGGATCTACGACCTGACAGCTGGGAGGATCGGCCTCTTCGCGGGCGAAGGATCAGCCACTGTCACCGAACTTGAAGTACGTCAACGCACCGACCACTGA
- a CDS encoding putative transcriptional regulator, lacI family (identified by match to protein family HMM PF00356; match to protein family HMM PF00532) — translation MTLREVAELAGVSTATVSLVINKKKNARIADETRQRVTEAIAQLGYRPNAMAKTLVSGTSKFIGLVADGVATTPFAGQIIHGAQDEAWKHGYALLIANTEGNQDLEKDAIAMMLEYKVRGILYSTWFHRPTDVPETLREADFVLVNCFSPEAGTARAVVPDEAQGGQSATDILLRGGHRRIAFINTTTPAPAKDGRLQGYKDALEAAGIPFDPDLVLEAYPDQEGGYGATQDLLELGVGAVYCYNDRMAMGLYDGLRENGLSIPEDMAVVGFDNQEVIAAHLRPPLSTVSLPHYELGAAGVRMLLGLDAAPLESAVKIACPAVERGSVAVHSPA, via the coding sequence GTGACCCTCCGCGAAGTCGCTGAACTAGCGGGGGTTTCCACTGCCACGGTCTCCCTGGTCATCAACAAAAAGAAGAACGCGCGCATTGCAGACGAGACACGTCAGCGGGTCACTGAGGCAATTGCTCAACTGGGCTACCGTCCAAATGCCATGGCCAAAACACTGGTCAGTGGAACCTCGAAGTTCATCGGGTTGGTGGCCGACGGCGTCGCCACCACGCCCTTCGCAGGCCAGATCATCCATGGCGCGCAAGACGAAGCGTGGAAACACGGTTACGCCTTGCTGATCGCCAATACCGAAGGCAATCAGGACCTCGAAAAAGATGCGATCGCCATGATGCTGGAATACAAGGTCCGCGGCATCCTGTACTCAACGTGGTTCCACCGACCCACCGATGTCCCGGAAACCCTTCGCGAGGCGGATTTCGTCCTGGTGAACTGTTTCTCCCCCGAGGCCGGGACGGCACGCGCCGTGGTGCCGGACGAAGCGCAAGGTGGACAGTCCGCCACGGACATCCTGCTCCGCGGCGGCCACCGGCGCATCGCGTTCATCAACACCACAACCCCCGCACCCGCCAAGGACGGTCGACTCCAGGGCTATAAGGACGCACTCGAAGCCGCTGGAATACCTTTTGATCCCGATTTGGTGCTCGAAGCGTACCCGGATCAGGAAGGCGGCTACGGCGCCACGCAGGATTTGCTCGAGCTTGGGGTTGGCGCCGTGTACTGCTACAACGACCGTATGGCCATGGGGCTTTACGACGGCCTGCGGGAAAACGGCCTCTCCATCCCGGAGGACATGGCCGTGGTGGGTTTCGACAACCAGGAAGTCATCGCCGCCCACCTCCGGCCGCCGCTTTCAACAGTGTCACTGCCCCACTACGAACTAGGCGCTGCGGGTGTTCGGATGCTGTTGGGCCTGGATGCCGCGCCTCTCGAGTCCGCTGTGAAGATCGCTTGCCCGGCGGTTGAGCGCGGCTCCGTTGCCGTTCATTCGCCCGCCTAG
- a CDS encoding membrane protein DedA family — translation MVPHHWASLWNRQLALQTSVRRRLRKEIDLIRFLKATAAADELTGIVGIAAQVIEALGEWGVGLLTLLETVFPPIPSEVILPLAGFLTQQGSMNLILVFVTSTLGAYAGAMLLYWLGYKVGLERSIKLLSKLPLVDREDFEKAAEWFERHGKSAIFFGRLLPGVRSLISLPAGAERMNLATFSVFTVAGTGLWNALLIGAGALLGKQYHLVDQYSRFLNYAVYAGLAALLVWLIIRRVKKRKESTR, via the coding sequence GTGGTCCCCCATCACTGGGCTTCCCTTTGGAACCGGCAGCTTGCGCTTCAGACCTCTGTGAGGCGTCGCTTAAGAAAGGAGATCGACCTGATCCGTTTTCTTAAGGCGACTGCTGCAGCCGATGAATTGACCGGGATTGTCGGTATCGCCGCGCAGGTAATCGAAGCCCTCGGTGAATGGGGCGTGGGCTTGCTGACGCTTCTGGAGACTGTATTCCCACCCATACCCAGCGAGGTGATCCTCCCACTGGCTGGATTCCTTACCCAGCAGGGAAGCATGAACCTGATCCTGGTGTTTGTCACCAGCACGCTCGGGGCTTACGCCGGAGCGATGCTCCTGTACTGGCTGGGATACAAGGTGGGTTTGGAACGGTCAATAAAGCTACTGTCAAAGCTGCCGCTGGTCGATCGGGAAGATTTCGAGAAGGCCGCCGAATGGTTTGAACGTCACGGCAAATCAGCGATCTTCTTCGGTCGGCTGCTACCCGGCGTGCGCAGCCTCATTTCCCTCCCGGCAGGTGCCGAACGCATGAACCTGGCGACCTTCAGCGTCTTCACTGTCGCGGGAACCGGTCTGTGGAACGCACTGCTCATTGGAGCGGGCGCACTGCTCGGCAAGCAATATCATTTGGTGGACCAGTACTCCCGATTTCTCAACTACGCCGTTTATGCAGGACTGGCTGCGCTCTTAGTGTGGCTCATCATTCGAAGGGTCAAAAAGCGCAAGGAAAGTACCCGCTAG
- a CDS encoding putative ABC-type sugar transport system, permease component (identified by match to protein family HMM PF00528) has translation MITQTAPSTPRASTLPSPVRQRRRRKPSLYRTLSRVLIMLIVIVQVYPLAWLFLTSLRTEHDFATGDPFALPSSLTWENYARAFETGDLGRNILNSFIVTMGANILIVLFGMMAAYAIQVLGFRLSRFVRALFLIGIIVPVQIALVPLFIDYSAVNLLDTYQSMIIPLAGFALPMSIYLFSSFFEYIPRETYEAASLDGAGPYRIFGLITLPLSLNTVVTVVLVNSIFIWNDFIFANTFVLSEDLKTIPLGLQNYIGAMGKVDWTATFAAVCVTITPLLLVFLVLNKAMIQGLESGATKG, from the coding sequence ATGATCACCCAGACAGCCCCGTCTACCCCGCGCGCTTCGACTCTGCCCTCGCCGGTTCGTCAGCGACGGCGGCGCAAGCCGAGCCTGTACCGGACACTCTCGCGGGTACTGATTATGCTCATCGTCATCGTCCAGGTCTACCCGCTCGCCTGGCTGTTCCTTACCAGCCTGCGGACGGAACACGATTTCGCAACCGGCGATCCCTTCGCGCTCCCCAGCTCGTTGACGTGGGAAAACTACGCGAGGGCCTTCGAAACGGGAGACCTGGGCCGGAATATCCTGAACAGTTTCATTGTCACCATGGGGGCCAACATCCTCATAGTGTTGTTCGGCATGATGGCTGCATACGCCATACAGGTTCTGGGATTCCGGCTGAGCCGCTTCGTCCGTGCCCTGTTCCTGATCGGGATCATTGTTCCGGTTCAGATCGCTTTGGTCCCGCTGTTCATCGACTACTCCGCCGTGAACCTGCTGGACACCTATCAGTCAATGATTATCCCCTTGGCCGGTTTCGCCCTGCCCATGTCCATTTACCTTTTCTCCTCCTTCTTCGAATACATTCCGCGGGAAACCTACGAAGCCGCATCCTTGGACGGCGCCGGACCTTACAGGATTTTTGGTCTGATCACCCTGCCGCTCTCACTCAACACCGTGGTCACCGTTGTCCTGGTGAACAGCATCTTCATTTGGAACGACTTCATCTTCGCCAACACTTTTGTTCTCTCCGAGGACTTGAAGACGATTCCCTTGGGCCTGCAGAACTACATCGGGGCCATGGGCAAAGTGGATTGGACAGCCACCTTTGCGGCCGTGTGCGTGACCATCACTCCGCTGCTCCTGGTCTTCCTGGTTCTGAACAAGGCCATGATCCAGGGCTTGGAAAGCGGGGCGACGAAGGGATGA
- a CDS encoding putative extracellular sugar-binding protein (identified by match to protein family HMM PF01547), with protein MNKLFRAAAVAAVAALALTACAGGGAASDPSNVSPTGEIKPREISWLLSRPADGAVINIMKKLADDYAEDHPGFALNLITTPDRPSYIQKLETLAAANKLPELFDTDATPFAQELAKQGKMVDADKLLKSLNVYDDYRPGALDYQRFDDGSLYMIPFQFELEFIWYNKALMEKAGVSVPKSLDDIPAMCTALRNAGITPIAIDGQDQWPLERYVAYQPFREAGPDFVQKLKKGEASFSDEAGQKTVNWMADLGKAKCFQEGFSAQGYSDAQNQFTSGQAAMYNIGTWELPSLATDKLNPDVRDDIDFFTLPTTEGSVTSANEFVSPSGIGMAVNSKTYDPLVSDFLKFALEKYPAEYAATGALSPTTNVQTAIPANATPLYKKALETADTLGGKQAMPWDTQLDPTTNGRLQQELVLLVQGNITPEQFTKTMDDAIKQNAPKFFK; from the coding sequence ATGAACAAACTATTCCGTGCTGCCGCCGTCGCAGCCGTAGCTGCCCTGGCTTTGACAGCATGCGCCGGCGGAGGAGCCGCCAGCGACCCCTCCAACGTCAGCCCCACCGGAGAGATCAAGCCCCGCGAAATTTCCTGGTTGCTCTCCAGGCCCGCCGACGGAGCTGTCATCAACATCATGAAGAAGCTCGCAGACGACTACGCCGAGGACCACCCTGGCTTCGCACTGAATCTCATCACCACCCCGGACCGGCCCTCCTACATTCAAAAACTCGAAACCCTGGCCGCGGCCAACAAGTTGCCGGAACTGTTCGATACGGATGCCACCCCCTTCGCCCAGGAGCTGGCCAAGCAAGGCAAAATGGTGGACGCCGACAAGCTCCTGAAATCACTAAACGTCTACGACGACTACCGGCCCGGCGCACTTGACTACCAGCGCTTCGACGACGGCTCCCTGTACATGATCCCGTTCCAGTTCGAACTCGAGTTCATCTGGTACAACAAGGCCCTGATGGAAAAGGCCGGCGTTTCCGTGCCAAAGTCTCTCGATGACATCCCCGCCATGTGCACTGCCTTGCGGAATGCCGGGATCACCCCGATCGCCATCGACGGACAGGACCAGTGGCCGCTGGAACGCTACGTCGCGTACCAGCCGTTCCGTGAAGCGGGGCCCGACTTCGTCCAGAAGCTAAAGAAGGGCGAGGCATCCTTCTCGGATGAAGCCGGCCAGAAGACTGTGAACTGGATGGCTGACCTTGGCAAGGCGAAGTGCTTCCAAGAGGGCTTCTCCGCCCAAGGATATTCTGACGCGCAGAACCAGTTCACCTCGGGACAGGCCGCCATGTACAACATCGGCACGTGGGAACTTCCCAGCCTCGCCACCGACAAACTCAATCCTGACGTCCGCGACGACATCGATTTCTTCACCTTGCCCACCACTGAAGGTTCGGTGACATCTGCCAACGAGTTCGTCTCACCCTCCGGCATTGGCATGGCAGTGAATTCGAAGACCTACGATCCGTTGGTGAGCGACTTCCTGAAGTTCGCCTTGGAGAAGTACCCGGCTGAATACGCTGCCACCGGGGCCCTTTCTCCCACCACCAACGTACAAACGGCCATCCCGGCGAACGCGACTCCGCTGTACAAGAAGGCTCTCGAAACGGCCGACACCCTTGGGGGCAAGCAAGCCATGCCGTGGGATACCCAGCTGGACCCCACCACCAACGGCCGGCTGCAACAGGAACTCGTCCTACTGGTCCAGGGCAACATTACGCCCGAACAGTTCACCAAGACCATGGACGACGCCATCAAGCAGAACGCCCCCAAGTTCTTCAAGTAA
- a CDS encoding hypothetical protein (identified by Glimmer2; putative), whose amino-acid sequence MPWIFLIGLGFTAMLVGLLMRMYVKANAAASKVNQAG is encoded by the coding sequence GTGCCGTGGATCTTCCTCATTGGCCTTGGCTTTACGGCGATGTTGGTGGGACTTCTGATGCGCATGTACGTCAAAGCGAATGCTGCCGCATCCAAGGTCAACCAGGCAGGCTGA
- a CDS encoding putative ABC-type sugar transport systems, permease components (identified by match to protein family HMM PF00528), with amino-acid sequence MLPNRSRTSVLVFLLPPLLLYCAAVLFPILQSLFLSFFSWNGISEMEFVGLANYVRMLTADDIFWRSFFNALLYLAICLVLQLGGALVVASLLTSLRRGRELIKTLYLLPAVISTVAIAFLFVRIYSIDPVGLLNQLLHWIGLGSFERAWLSDVNTVLAAVSAPEGWRFTGLYMLIIYAALIAVPKELEEAAVLDGASKWTLFTKIRFPYIRPVWITTTIMATTYGLRGFDIPYLMTNGGPGQSSELLTTYMYKTAFTSTDFGYASTISVFIVIECLVAVGLILFMLKRKADS; translated from the coding sequence ATGCTACCCAACAGGTCAAGAACCTCGGTCCTGGTTTTCCTGCTTCCACCCCTGCTGCTCTACTGCGCAGCCGTACTCTTCCCGATTCTTCAGTCGTTGTTCCTGAGCTTCTTCTCCTGGAACGGCATCAGCGAGATGGAGTTCGTAGGGCTCGCCAACTATGTCCGGATGCTCACCGCGGACGACATTTTCTGGAGGTCCTTCTTCAACGCGCTCCTCTACCTGGCCATCTGCCTGGTGCTGCAGCTCGGCGGAGCACTGGTTGTAGCCAGTCTCCTCACGTCACTTCGCCGGGGCCGGGAACTCATCAAAACCCTCTACTTGCTGCCAGCTGTGATCTCCACCGTGGCAATTGCTTTCCTCTTTGTCCGTATCTACTCCATTGACCCAGTGGGCCTGTTGAACCAGCTGCTGCATTGGATAGGTTTGGGTTCCTTCGAACGGGCCTGGCTCTCCGATGTGAACACGGTGCTGGCCGCCGTATCCGCCCCCGAAGGCTGGCGGTTTACAGGGCTGTACATGCTCATCATTTACGCCGCCCTGATCGCGGTTCCCAAGGAACTCGAAGAAGCAGCTGTCCTGGACGGCGCCTCGAAGTGGACCCTCTTCACCAAGATCCGGTTCCCTTATATACGTCCCGTGTGGATTACTACCACCATCATGGCCACCACCTACGGCTTGCGCGGTTTCGATATCCCGTACCTCATGACCAACGGTGGCCCTGGGCAGTCCTCCGAGCTGCTCACCACCTACATGTACAAGACAGCCTTCACCAGCACGGACTTCGGCTACGCAAGTACCATCTCCGTCTTCATCGTGATCGAGTGCCTCGTCGCCGTCGGCCTCATCTTGTTCATGCTCAAGCGGAAGGCAGATTCATGA